The following proteins come from a genomic window of Larimichthys crocea isolate SSNF chromosome III, L_crocea_2.0, whole genome shotgun sequence:
- the LOC104937571 gene encoding borealin-2 has protein sequence MKNESIEMNQPLKRVPSKRVKSTDQSPGQGTPAQRSSSKTSKGGKGTKKTRILTGSNSTGNLGGSSVTTKRTLSRLTKTNDQTKPKLRSVVSTGDLHCSMAGSAAHITVTTALGQAFSFSEETKDEINLDLLDDVAWCQIQKLTSLMEYLSRRSRCLR, from the exons ATGAAG AATGAGTCCATTGAGATGAACCAGCCCCTCAAGAGGGTCCCCAGTAAAAGAG ttaaatcaaCGGATCAGTCACCCGGTCAGGGCACTCCAGCCCAGAGGTCCTCATCCAAGACCTCTAAA GGAGGAAAGGGGACAAAAAAGACCAGAATATTAACTGGTAGCAACAGCACTGGCAATCTCGG GGGCTCCTCAGTCACTACCAAAAGAACCCTAAGCCGCTTGACCAAGACTAATGACCAGACCAAACCTAAACTCAG GTCCGTCGTCTCCACTGGTGATCTGCACTGTTCCATGGCAGGCTCTGCTGCACACATCACCGTAACCACAGCACTGGGACAG GCTTTTAGCTTTTCTGAAGAGACCAAGGATGAAATTAACTTGGACTTGCTGGATGACGTGGCGTGGTGCCAGATTCAGAAACTTACG AGTCTGATGGAGTATCTGTCGAGGCGAAGTCGCTGCCTGCGATGA
- the plin2 gene encoding perilipin-2, whose protein sequence is MAAAAVISNRNVVERVTSLPLVSSTYGLVFSVYANTKDTHPYIKSVCEAAEQGVRSITSVVFTTASPIIDKLEPQIAIANNLACKGLDRIEKTLPILHQPSEQIVSSAKDVVTTAKDVVTCTVTGAKDSVSDTLNCAVERTRGAVQDGVERTKAVVSGSVSTVLESRVARLVSSGVDTALSTSESLVEQYLPLTEDELELEAKTVRGFDKKEPSYYVRLGSLSTKLRKRAYTRAIAKIQDGKQRSKEFITELQSTIDLIEYGRENFKGANQLVNEKLSSLVSWGSYSPNQKSGHEAEAIESRTLALAHSLSQQLQTTCLVLVTSLQGLPSHIQQEALSLSRSATQLYTNFSKANALEDLPDNLLTSARVNLGKMKDSLDNVMDYLVNNTPLNWLVGPFYPRIPEPTRTLGSAASSTQVRSSSSPSSQPH, encoded by the exons ATGGCAGCAGCTGCAGTAATCTCAAACAGG AATGTGGTGGAGAGGGTGACCAGCCTCCCCCTGGTGAGCTCCACCTATGGCCTGGTGTTCAGCGTGTACGCCAACACCAAAGACACCCACCCTTACATCAAGAGTGTGTGCGAAGCTGCCGAGCAAGGTGTCCGGAGCATCACCTCTGTGGTCTTCACCACGGCTTCGCCCATCATCGACAAGCTGGAACCTCAGA TTGCCATTGCCAATAACCTGGCCTGTAAAGGTTTGGACAGGATTGAGAAAACCTTGCCAATTCTTCACCAGCCATCTGAGCAG ATTGTTTCCAGTGCCAAGGATGTGGTAACCACCGCTAAAGATGTTGTGACATGCACGGTGACCGGTGCCAAGGACTCCGTCTCGGACACTCTGAACTGTGCCGTGGAAAGGACTCGGGGTGCGGTGCAGGACGGCGTGGAGAGGACCAAGGCGGTCGTCAGCGGGAGCGTCAGCACGGTGCTGGAGAGCAGAGTGGCCCGGCTGGTCAGCAGCGGGGTTGATACAGCCCTGAGCACCTCTGAGAGTCTGGTGGAGCAGTACCTGCCTCTGACGGAGGACGAGCTGG AGTTGGAGGCGAAAACCGTGAGAGGCTTTGACAAGAAGGAGCCGAGCTATTATGTACGTCTCGGTTCCCTCTCCACCAAGTTACGAAAGCGGGCGTACACCAGGGCCATAGCCAAAATCCAAGACGGCAAGCAACGAAGCAAGGAGTTCATCACCGAGCTGCAATCCACCATCGACCTG aTTGAATACGGCAGGGAGAACTTTAAAGGGGCCAACCAGTTAGTAAATGAAAAGCTGAGCTCCCTGGTGTCATGGGGGTCCTATAGTCCAAATCAGAAGAGTGGTCATGAGGCAGAG GCAATCGAGTCTCGCACCTTGGCCCTAGCACATTCCCTCAGCCAACAGCTCCAGACCACCTGCCTGGTTCTCGTCACCAGTCTGCAGGGCCTCCCCAGTCACATACAGCAGGAGGCGCTCTCTCTCAGTCGTTCTGCCACACAACTCTACACCAACTTCAGCAAGGCTAATGCGTTGGAAGACCTGCCGGATAACCTGCTGACCAGTGCCAGAGTTAACCTGGGCAAAATGAAAGATTCCTTAGACAACGTCATGGACTACCTGGTCAATAACACGCCGCTCAACTGGTTGGTCGGCCCCTTCTACCCCCGCATCCCAGAGCCGACTCGCACGCTAGGTTCTGCTGCCAGCAGCACACAAGTTCGGTCCTCCAGCTCTCCCTCCAGCCAGCCGCACTGA